DNA sequence from the Streptomyces canus genome:
CGCATGTCCTACGACGGGAAGACTGTCCCGTTCTCCTACCCGCGCACTGGTGAAAGCCCGGCGTCTCCGCCCTACGGACGAGTGCGATCCCCAGGTGCCGAAGCCGTCGAACCCCGCACCACCAGCTCCGGCATGAACACGAACTCGCTGTGCGGCGCGGGTGTTCCGCCGATCTCCTCCAGCAACGTCCGTACCGCCGCCTGCCCCATGGCCGGCACCGGCTTGCGGATCGTCGTCAGCGGCGGGTCGGTGAAGGCGATCAGCGGGGAGTCGTCGAAACCCACGACCGAGACGTCCCGCGGCACTTCCAGACCCCGCTGCCGAGCCGCCCGTATCGCGCCCAGCGCCATCATGTCGCTCGCGCACACCACCGCCGTGCAGTCACGGTCGATGAGCGCCGTCGCGGCCGCCTGGCCACCCTCCAGCGTGTAGAGGGAGTGCTGGACCAGGTCCGCCTCGACGGTCGCCGCGGCCAGCCCGAGCAGGTCCTGCATGGTGCGGACGAAGCCCTCGATCTTGCGCTGGACCGGCACGAAGCGCTTCGGGCCGAGGGCGAGGCCGATCCGCTTGTGCCCCAGCGACACCAGGTGCGTCACCGCCAGTGCCATCGCCGCGCGGTCGTCGGGGGAGATGAACGGCGCCTGCACCTTCGGCGAGAACCCGTCCACGAGCACGAACGGCACGCCCTGCGCCCGCAGCTGCTCATAGCGCTGCATGTCCGCGGAGGTGTCCGCGTGCAGCCCGGAGACGAAGATGATGCCCGCCACGCCCCGGTCGACGAGCATCTCCGTGAGCTCGTCCTCCGTGGAGCCGCCCGGGGTCTGGGTGGCGAGGACCGGGGTGTAGCCCTGCCGGGTCAGCGCCTGGCCGATCACCTGGGCCAGGGCCGGGAATATCGGGTTCTCCAGCTCCGGGGTGATCAGGCCCACCAGGCCCTCGCTGCGCTGCCGCAGCCGGACCGGGCGTTCGTAGCCCAGCACGTCGAGTGCGGCCAGCACGGTCTGGCGGGTGGTGGCGGCGACACCCGGCTTCCCGTTGAGGACGCGGCTG
Encoded proteins:
- a CDS encoding LacI family DNA-binding transcriptional regulator codes for the protein MTTRLADIAAQAGVSEATVSRVLNGKPGVAATTRQTVLAALDVLGYERPVRLRQRSEGLVGLITPELENPIFPALAQVIGQALTRQGYTPVLATQTPGGSTEDELTEMLVDRGVAGIIFVSGLHADTSADMQRYEQLRAQGVPFVLVDGFSPKVQAPFISPDDRAAMALAVTHLVSLGHKRIGLALGPKRFVPVQRKIEGFVRTMQDLLGLAAATVEADLVQHSLYTLEGGQAAATALIDRDCTAVVCASDMMALGAIRAARQRGLEVPRDVSVVGFDDSPLIAFTDPPLTTIRKPVPAMGQAAVRTLLEEIGGTPAPHSEFVFMPELVVRGSTASAPGDRTRP